One window of Selenomonadales bacterium genomic DNA carries:
- a CDS encoding DUF2815 family protein, with protein sequence MANQANNVNKHASNPMKVITGPDTRWSYANVWEAKSINGGTPKFSVSLIIPKSDTKTVAKIKAAIEAAYREGEAKLKGNGKSVPPLSALKTPLRDGDTERPDDPAYANAYFINANSATAPGIVDADRQEILNRSEVYSGVYGRASVNFYAFNSNGNKGIACGLNNLQKIRDGEPLGGKSRAEDDFATCGEEDFLG encoded by the coding sequence ATGGCTAACCAGGCAAACAACGTAAATAAGCATGCTTCCAACCCCATGAAGGTCATCACCGGCCCCGATACCCGCTGGTCTTACGCCAACGTGTGGGAAGCGAAATCCATAAACGGCGGCACGCCGAAGTTCTCGGTGTCGCTCATCATCCCGAAGTCCGACACCAAGACAGTCGCTAAAATCAAGGCGGCGATTGAAGCGGCCTACCGCGAGGGCGAGGCGAAACTAAAGGGCAACGGCAAGTCCGTACCACCCCTCTCCGCGCTCAAGACCCCGCTACGCGACGGCGACACTGAACGCCCCGACGACCCCGCCTACGCCAATGCTTACTTCATCAACGCCAACAGCGCGACCGCGCCTGGCATCGTGGACGCCGACCGCCAGGAAATCCTGAACCGCTCGGAGGTGTACAGCGGCGTATACGGCAGGGCGAGCGTGAACTTCTACGCCTTCAACTCGAATGGCAACAAGGGGATCGCCTGCGGGCTGAACAACCTGCAGAAAATCCGCGACGGCGAGCCCCTCGGCGGCAAATCCCGCGCGGAGGACGACTTCGCCACCTGCGGCGAAGAGGACTTCCTCGGCTAA